From one Bacteroidota bacterium genomic stretch:
- a CDS encoding Dna2/Cas4 domain-containing protein, producing the protein MTKPLFSKTGYIKGRQCLKALYLSKKHPSLRDPLPPERKTRFDIGHEIGKRARALFPGGTFASSKKVNAYKESLEITQQLLQQGCPTLYEAAFLHERIIVYCDILIKDDQKWKIAEVKSSNYISETYKEDLALQHFVISGSGIPVSSAVLITLKSKAAETDFSRVPSDIFTETNLTDYCKEEKNHIQEEFQKMKWMLTSSTPPTIEMGEHCDQPYPCDFKSFCRSKNEYPAGGLFLNLSGND; encoded by the coding sequence ATGACCAAACCCTTATTTTCTAAAACAGGATATATAAAAGGAAGACAATGTCTGAAAGCATTATATCTTTCCAAGAAACACCCTTCTTTGAGGGATCCATTGCCCCCTGAAAGAAAAACCCGCTTTGACATTGGACATGAGATCGGAAAAAGAGCAAGGGCTTTGTTTCCCGGCGGAACCTTTGCCTCTTCAAAAAAAGTTAATGCGTATAAAGAAAGTCTGGAAATCACCCAACAGCTTCTACAACAAGGATGCCCGACACTTTATGAAGCAGCTTTTCTTCATGAACGGATAATCGTATACTGTGATATCCTAATAAAGGATGATCAGAAATGGAAAATTGCTGAAGTAAAAAGCAGCAATTATATTTCTGAAACCTATAAAGAAGATTTAGCGCTACAACATTTTGTAATTTCAGGCTCCGGAATTCCAGTTTCTTCAGCCGTCTTGATTACACTTAAATCTAAGGCAGCAGAAACTGATTTCTCAAGAGTCCCATCTGACATTTTTACAGAAACGAATCTCACCGACTATTGCAAGGAAGAAAAAAATCATATTCAGGAAGAATTTCAAAAAATGAAATGGATGCTCACCTCTTCCACTCCACCCACGATAGAAATGGGAGAACACTGTGACCAACCCTACCCCTGTGATTTCAAAAGTTTCTGTCGTTCAAAAAACGAGTATCCTGCAGGAGGACTCTTTCTAAACCTTTCCGGCAATGATTGA